In the Methanofollis sp. genome, AAAGTGTCTCTTCGTTTCCGATTTCATCTTTCAGGGCGTTTCTGATGCGCGCGATCTCTGATTTTTTGATCGTGTGCCTTTTTTTGACCTTTATCTCTTCCATTGTTCACCACGATTCTGGTCTATTCTGCTTTAAACCGTTCGACGCGGTATATTTAAGTAGATTCCCCACGCACGTATGGTACTCTTGAAGAGGTCTGAAAGGTAATTGCCATGACAAAAAGACCACTAGAGATTCTGGATCAGGTGCTCAACGGCCAGCCTGTTATCATTTCTCTGAAAGGCGGGCGTGAGATCCGCGGAGTCCTGCAGGGTTACGACGTCCATTTAAACCTCGTCCTCGATCGGGCCGAAGAAGAGATCGAAGGCAAGGTGGAGAAACGCGGTACGTTGATCGTACGCGGGGACAATGTGATCTATATATCTCCCTCTGTTGAATAATTACG is a window encoding:
- a CDS encoding LSM domain-containing protein, encoding MTKRPLEILDQVLNGQPVIISLKGGREIRGVLQGYDVHLNLVLDRAEEEIEGKVEKRGTLIVRGDNVIYISPSVE